A single region of the Candidatus Manganitrophaceae bacterium genome encodes:
- a CDS encoding MBL fold metallo-hydrolase — protein sequence MPPMLEDAFADIIGKARFGKDWSLLELERRSKVSEERIAALEAEAAPEQNEITSLGASLDLDGKKLRESAETSWEPSLNSPYLPDPDLTTSHDMIHVIDGKIGGYGVNGYFFIDWKRKECVLFDTGYSPSKVITFLKENGVRLVAVCLTHSHPDHIGGIEKIQSHLDMPVYLHRNEALNNIRLKRQVEVKEEMTIEVGRFKITAKLTPGHTDGGTTYFIDASPLMSTTLAFVGDALFAGSIGRAKSSQTYPTLLKSVKNVILSFPPATLLFPGHGPVTTVAEENAHNPFFK from the coding sequence ATGCCTCCAATGCTTGAAGATGCCTTCGCGGACATCATTGGAAAAGCTCGATTTGGAAAAGACTGGTCTCTTTTGGAACTGGAACGCCGGTCCAAGGTTTCGGAAGAAAGAATTGCTGCGCTGGAAGCAGAAGCAGCGCCAGAGCAAAACGAAATCACATCGCTGGGAGCATCGCTAGACCTTGACGGCAAAAAGCTCCGGGAGAGTGCCGAAACCTCCTGGGAGCCAAGCCTCAATTCACCCTACCTTCCCGACCCGGACCTGACCACTTCTCACGATATGATCCATGTCATTGATGGAAAAATTGGAGGCTATGGGGTGAACGGATACTTTTTTATCGATTGGAAGAGGAAGGAATGTGTCCTCTTTGATACAGGATATAGTCCAAGCAAGGTGATTACCTTCTTAAAAGAAAACGGAGTTCGACTTGTGGCCGTCTGTCTGACCCATTCACATCCAGACCACATTGGCGGGATAGAAAAAATACAATCCCACCTAGATATGCCCGTCTATCTTCACCGAAATGAAGCCCTCAACAACATAAGATTGAAGCGGCAGGTTGAGGTCAAAGAAGAAATGACGATTGAGGTCGGTCGCTTTAAAATAACGGCAAAACTGACACCCGGACACACCGATGGCGGGACGACCTATTTTATCGATGCATCACCCCTGATGTCCACGACGCTTGCCTTTGTCGGCGATGCTCTTTTTGCCGGCTCCATTGGCCGCGCAAAGTCATCGCAAACCTATCCGACCTTGTTGAAATCCGTAAAAAATGTCATCTTATCTTTTCCGCCCGCAACATTGCTCTTCCCGGGTCACGGTCCGGTCACGACCGTCGCGGAAGAAAATGCGCACAATCCCTTTTTTAAATAA
- a CDS encoding cytochrome has product MSRIIVGVMGPGEGVTVKEIEAAAELGRLIALQGWVLLSGGCNRGVMDAASKGAKNAGGLVVGVLPTGDRDIMSSAVDIPILTDMGSGRNNINVLSSDLVIACGMGAGTASEIALALKAKKEVILLTDHEKGKDFFKSLAPEKVHLAGDPSEAIGLAKMILETSA; this is encoded by the coding sequence ATGAGCAGAATTATTGTAGGTGTCATGGGGCCGGGAGAAGGAGTCACGGTGAAAGAGATCGAAGCGGCCGCGGAACTTGGACGCCTGATCGCCCTTCAGGGGTGGGTCCTTCTGAGCGGCGGCTGCAACCGCGGCGTCATGGACGCCGCAAGCAAGGGAGCAAAAAATGCCGGAGGACTAGTCGTCGGCGTCCTTCCTACAGGTGACCGGGACATTATGTCCTCCGCAGTCGATATCCCCATCCTGACCGACATGGGCTCCGGGCGAAATAATATTAATGTCCTTTCAAGTGATCTGGTCATCGCCTGTGGGATGGGTGCTGGAACCGCCTCTGAAATCGCGCTTGCATTGAAGGCTAAAAAAGAGGTCATCTTGTTGACAGACCATGAAAAGGGGAAAGACTTCTTCAAAAGCCTCGCCCCGGAGAAGGTCCATCTTGCCGGAGACCCGTCCGAAGCGATTGGGCTGGCGAAGATGATCCTTGAGACCTCTGCCTGA
- a CDS encoding MmgE/PrpD family protein: MRQTLAGRLARYSRELTYRRLSSETVHEVKRRLIDTFACALGGWTATPTQIARDAAKVVRLRSGATLLGTAWKTTPDLATFANGTAVRFLDYNDTYLSKEPAHPSDNISTALAVAEVAGAGGKKLIEAILLGYEVQCRLCDAAALRPRGWDHVVYGAFSTALVAAKLWGLSETETGHALGLAGTANYALRQTRVGELSMWKAAAFANTARNGLFAVSLARLGMTGPAPIFEGEKGMMQIVSGSFDLPPLPLDGPFKILETYIKYYPVEYHAQSAVEASLRLRERIKRVKPGRIDKIMVRTSGVSHEIIGRDPEKWHPKTRETADHSLPYCVAAALLDGEVGLQQFDPEHVSDPKLHSFMQRIQVVTDPELSAAYPEAIANTVEVTIGGKVYSKRVDHPRGHPKNRMSDTEIEAKFRLLAESLLSKKQIQTTLDRLWNLEKEKSIGALLALFKIKRRTS; this comes from the coding sequence CTGAGGCAAACCCTTGCCGGGCGTTTGGCCCGTTACTCCCGTGAACTCACCTACCGCAGACTTTCATCCGAAACCGTCCATGAGGTCAAACGGCGCCTGATTGATACCTTCGCCTGTGCGCTCGGTGGATGGACCGCGACGCCGACACAAATCGCCCGCGACGCCGCAAAAGTGGTTCGGCTCCGCTCCGGAGCAACCCTCCTCGGAACTGCTTGGAAGACGACTCCCGATCTCGCGACCTTTGCCAATGGGACCGCCGTCCGCTTCCTCGATTACAACGACACCTATCTCTCAAAAGAACCGGCGCATCCCAGTGACAACATCTCCACAGCGCTTGCCGTTGCTGAAGTTGCGGGAGCGGGGGGAAAGAAACTGATTGAGGCAATCCTCCTCGGGTATGAAGTCCAGTGCCGCCTCTGCGATGCCGCTGCCCTTCGCCCCAGGGGCTGGGACCATGTAGTCTATGGCGCCTTTTCGACGGCCCTGGTCGCTGCAAAACTCTGGGGTCTTTCGGAAACCGAGACAGGCCATGCCCTCGGCCTTGCCGGGACTGCAAACTATGCCCTCCGCCAGACACGTGTTGGCGAGCTTTCAATGTGGAAGGCGGCCGCTTTTGCCAATACGGCCAGAAACGGCCTCTTTGCCGTCTCCCTGGCGCGACTCGGGATGACAGGACCCGCTCCCATTTTTGAGGGAGAGAAAGGAATGATGCAGATTGTCTCCGGATCATTTGATCTCCCGCCTCTGCCTTTGGACGGTCCCTTCAAAATCTTAGAAACCTACATCAAATATTATCCGGTCGAGTATCACGCGCAGAGTGCTGTTGAAGCAAGCTTACGACTGCGCGAACGAATCAAGAGAGTAAAACCAGGGCGTATTGACAAAATCATGGTCCGGACATCAGGGGTCTCTCATGAAATCATCGGACGCGATCCGGAGAAGTGGCATCCCAAGACGCGGGAAACGGCTGATCATTCCCTTCCCTATTGCGTGGCAGCGGCCCTGCTGGATGGAGAGGTCGGTCTTCAGCAGTTTGACCCTGAGCACGTCTCCGACCCAAAACTTCATTCCTTCATGCAACGGATTCAGGTGGTCACCGACCCTGAACTCTCCGCCGCCTACCCGGAGGCCATCGCGAATACGGTAGAGGTCACAATAGGAGGAAAGGTCTATTCAAAACGGGTAGACCATCCCAGGGGACACCCGAAAAATAGGATGAGCGACACAGAGATCGAAGCAAAGTTCCGTCTTCTGGCTGAATCCTTGTTATCGAAGAAACAAATTCAGACCACGCTTGATCGGCTTTGGAACCTGGAAAAGGAGAAATCAATCGGGGCTTTGCTTGCCCTCTTTAAGATAAAGAGAAGGACATCATGA